The genomic window TCGCAAAGGCGACCGAATACGCCCAGAAGTTTGACGGCCTCACGGGCAAGAACCTCCGCGTGTCGGCTTCCGCTATAGCGAAGTCTGCCACCAAGTGCCCGAAGGAACTCCAGAAGGCCCTGAAGCAAGCCATCAAGAATGTGCGCGATTTCCACCAGAACCAGATGGAAGAATCCTGGCTCATGGAAGGGAAGGACGGCGTGGTTCTTGGCCAGCGTATCCGCCCGATGAAGCGCGTAGGCCTCTATGTGCCGGGCGGCGCGGGCATCTACCCGAGCACCGTCATCATGAACGCGGTCCCTGCTCTCGTTGCCGGCGTGGAAGACATCGTGGTCGTCACTCCCATCAAGGGCGAAATCAACCGCGCTGTCGCATTCGTGCTCCAGGAACTCGGCATTACAGAAGTCTACCACATCGGTGGCGCTCAGGCTATCGGTCTGCTTGCCTACGGTGCGAAGGATGCGAAGGGCAAAACCGTCGTGGAACGCGTCGACAAGATTGTGGGCCCGGGCAACGTGTTTGCCGCTATCGCCAAGAAGGAAGTCTTTGGCGTAGTGGATATCGACATGGTGGCGGGACCCTCCGAAGTGCTCGTGATGGCAGACAACACCTGCGATCCGGACTTTGTCGCTGCTGACTTGCTCTCCCAGGCGGAACACGGTTCCGGCTTCGAGGCGGCCATCTGCATTACCGACAACATGGAAACCGCCCAGATGATTAGCGCCTGCGTGGATATCCAGGTCGAAAATTCCCCGAAGCGTGAACTCC from uncultured Fibrobacter sp. includes these protein-coding regions:
- the hisD gene encoding histidinol dehydrogenase, coding for MKIVKVTPKSAEIERICGREVAPSKEIHDKVMQILADIKKGGIAKATEYAQKFDGLTGKNLRVSASAIAKSATKCPKELQKALKQAIKNVRDFHQNQMEESWLMEGKDGVVLGQRIRPMKRVGLYVPGGAGIYPSTVIMNAVPALVAGVEDIVVVTPIKGEINRAVAFVLQELGITEVYHIGGAQAIGLLAYGAKDAKGKTVVERVDKIVGPGNVFAAIAKKEVFGVVDIDMVAGPSEVLVMADNTCDPDFVAADLLSQAEHGSGFEAAICITDNMETAQMISACVDIQVENSPKRELLEKVLGNFGRILVVKDWFDGVEIANRIAPEHLEVMTSEAESMAAQIENAGAVFIGPWSSEPVGDYFAGPNHVLPTNGTGRFFSPLGVYDFLKRMSIIRYSEKAIKKNAKAIAAVANEEGFIHHAAAVLKRL